GTTGACCATCGGCATCGACCGGGACGTCCTCTTTCCTCCCGAGCACATGAAGAACCTGTCCCGGCGCCTGCGCGCGCAGGGGCTCCATGCCGAGTACGCGGTCCTGTGCAGCGTGCACGGCCACGACGGCTTCCTCATCGAATGGGACGCGCTCGCGCCCCTGTTGATCCGCGCGCTGGCCCTGCCTCCGGGCGTGGGCCGCGACGCCCGCCTTTCCTCCCCTGCCGGCGTCCGCGCCCGGAAGACCTCATGACCGCCCCTGTGAGCATCACCCGTTACGCCCCCTTCCTGCTCGACACCGCCCAGGGACTCGCGTCCGTGGCCACGCACCTGTCGCGCCGCGACGCGGGCAGCACGCGCGCCGCCATCGTGTCGTCACCGCCGTGGCTCGCGACGGGGCTGGAGTCCGCGCTGTCCATCGCGTTGAAGGGCAACTCCACGCTGGCCCGGCAGGAGCTGGACGGGCTGCTCGCGCGGGGCCTGTTGATGCTGGAGGAGGCCGAGCGCCGGCTGGGCGCGCCCCCGGGCTCCACGTCGGTGGAGGCGGACGGCGCGCGCACGCTGGCGTCGCTGCTGGAGCCCGCTCGCCGCGCGCTGGATGGCGCCAGCCTCGTGCGTGAGCGGCGGCCCGCGCTGGAGGACGTGGTGCGCGGCACCGGCGAGCGGCTGACGGCGGCGCTGCTCGCGCGGCTCCTGGGTTCGCGTGGCGTGCCGTCGCTGGAGGTGGACGCGGCGGACTGGACGGTGACGGAGGGCGAGCCCGGTCAGGCGCGCGTGAACCGCGAGCACACCCGCGACCGGGTGGCGACGCTGAGGCCTTCGTGGGAGGGGCGGCTGACGCTGCACGCGGGCGGCCGGGGCGTGGCGCTGGATGGGCGCTCCACGACGCTGGGCGTGGAGGGCGCGGACGAGACGGCGGCGGTGTTGTCCGTGTTGCTGGGCACGCCGTTGACGCTGTGGACGGACGTTCCCGGGGTGATGACGGCGGATCCGCTGCACGTGGCGGATGCGCGGCCGGTGCCGCACCTGAGCTACACGGAGGCCCTGGAGCTGGTGTACCTGGGCCTGCCCACGCTGCACCCGCGCGCGCTGTCCACGCTGCGCGACGCGGACATCCCGCTGCGCGTGCGCCACCTGCAACAGCCGGAGGAACCCGGCACGCTCATCGACGTGCGCGGCGCGGGCAACGGCAGCGTGCCCACGTGCGTGGTGTCGCTGGAGGACCTGGCGCTGCTGGGGCTGGAGGGCGGCACGGAGGAAGCGGCGCGGCCGGTGGGGCCTCGCGCGTTGCAGGCGCTGGAGGCCGCGGGCATCAACGCGTGGATGGCGGCGCAGTCGTCACCGGGACGGTCGGTGGCGGTGGTGCTGCGCCGGGCGCACGCGGCCCGAGCGGAGGAGGTGTTGCGGCGCGAGCTGGCCCCGGAGCTGGAGCGCGGCGCGTTGCAGCCGCCCCAGGTGCGCGCCCCCGTGACGCAGGTGGCGCTGGTGGCGGAGGCCATGGGCCAGGGCGCCAACGTGGCGGGACGGCTGTTCCAGCCGCTGGGCGCGCTGGGCATCAACGTGCGCGCCATCGCGCAGACCGCGAGCGCGCGCTCCATCTCCTTCATCGTGGACGGGGCGGAGACGGCGCTGACGGTGCGCACGGTGCACGCGGCCTTCCACTTCGCGCATGAAGAGGTGAGCCTGCTGGTGCTGGGGCACGGCGTGGTGGGCAGCCAGCTGCTGGAGCAACTGCGCACGCTGCAGCAGACGCTGGCGCAGGAGCACGGCATCCAGCTCAACCTGGTGGGGCTCGCGGACAGCCGGCGGGTGCTCTTCTCGCCGGAGGGCATCCCGCTGAACCAGTGGCGCGAGCGCATCGGGTCCGTGCCCGAGGGCACGTCACCGCCCGTGGTGCGCGCGCTGCTGGAGCCGCTGCGCCGGCTGCCGGTGCCGGTGCTGGTGGACTGCACCGCGGCGGAGGGCATGGAGGCGCTGTACCTGGAGGCCTTCCGCAATGGCATCCACGTGGTGGCGGCGAACAAGAAGCCGCTGACGCAGCCGCGTGAAGTCTGGGAGCGGCTGCGGAGCACGGCGCACCTGAACCACCGCGCGTACCACTACGAGACGACGGTGGGCGCGGGGCTCCCGGTCATCCAGACGCTGAAGGACCTGGTGCGCACGGGGGACCGGGTGCACGGGGTGGAGGGTTCGTTCTCCGGGACGCTCGGGTACCTGAGCCAGCAACTGATGGACGGCGTGCCGCTGTCGAAGGCCGTGCGCACGGCGCGCGAGAAGGGCTTCACGGAGCCGCATCCGCGCGAGGACCTGGCGGGCACGGACGCGGCTCGCAAGGCGCTCATCCTCGCGCGTGAGCAGGGATTGGACCTGTCCCTGGAGGACGTGGAGGTGGAGCCGTTCGTCCCGCGCGAGTACCTGGAGGAGCCGGACGTGGAGCGCTTCCTCACAGGGCTGGAGAAGCTGGACCGGACGTTCACCTCGCGCGTCGAGGGCCTGCGCGCGGAGGGCAAGGTGCTGCGCTATCTGGCGCGCATCGACCCTTCCGCGAAGGACGTGCCGGTGCTGCGCGTGGGCCCGGTGGCCGTGCCGAAGGAGCACCCGGCGACGCGGCTGCGCGGCTCGGAGGCGTTCGTGGCCTTCTCCACGGAGCGCTACGCGGACTACCCGCTGCTGGTGCAGGGCGCGGGAGCGGGTGGCCCTGTCACCGCGGCGGGCGTCCTCGCGGACATCCTGAAGATCGCCCAGAACCTGCGGGGGCGGTGAGGCTCAGTAGCCGACGTAGCCGCTGCCGCTGTTCATCGCCTGGACGCCCGGGGTGTTGGACACCGAGCCGTAGCGGTCCACCGCGTAGCGCACGGCCGCGATGATGTTGTCCACCGGGTTGCGGATGTTGTCGTGGCCCGGGAGCTTGAACGCGTCGAACGTGGGCTGGATGGTCTGCATCAGGCCGATGGACGGGTGGCCGTCCTTCGCGTTCTGGTCCGTGAGGTTGATGGCGTTCGGGTTGCCGCTGGACTCGTGCTCGATGATCTTCGCGATGTCCTGGGGGTTCATCTTGTCCACCGGGACGCCCGCGGCCTTGAGGATCTCCATGGCCTGCTTGATCCAGTCACCCACCTCGCCCTTCGGCATGTCGCCCGTGGCACCGGCAGACTGAGCGGAGTCGGCCTGGAACGAGTCACCCGCGCCGGACGCGCCGCCCGTGCCGCCCGTGCTCGACGAGGCGTCCGCGCCGGACACGCCCCCCGGGGCCTGGGCTCCGTCCACGCCGTCCGCGGAGGCAGCGCCACCGCTCAGGGCGGGCTGGAGCATCTGGACGAGTTGCTGCAGCTCCTTCACCACCTCGCCGAGCCCCTCCATGAACTGCTTGAACTGAGCGCCCTTCGCGGGGCCCGCGCTGAAGCCATCCTGCTGGAACTGGGACGCGAAGCCCGACCCGGGCTTCTGGCAGCCGCCACCCTGCACGCGGGCGCCGGACACGGCATCCGGGCGGGAGGCGAAGTCCTGGGAGGGGATGCGGGAGGAAGCGGGGCGGCTGGAGATGGGCGAGAGGGCCATGGGGGATTTCCTCGGGAGATTGAGTGCTGCTGACGAGGAACACCTACAGCAGGAGACATGCCAACCCTTTGGAGGACATCCACCGCAAGCCAGGTGCTTGATGTCCTTGAGGAAGCGCGAGGCGCGGGGGTGCTCACCGAGCCTCGGCCCTGGTGACTGGAGTCATCCCCTCACGAACCGCGGTCACCACCCGCGATGCGCCGACGTCTCACGGCCGTCGGCGCCGCGCTCTACTTCGTGCGCCCACCGGGCTTCCGGCTCCGTGCTGCCGGCGCGGCCTTCTTCGCGGGTGCGGCCTGCTTCCTGGCCACGGCCTTCTTCGCGGGCGCGGCCTTCTTTCCACGGGCCTTCTTCGCGGAGGCGTTCTTCCCGACCGGCGCGGCCTTCTCCGCCACCCGGGGCTGCTTCGTGGTCGCGGCCTTCTTCGTTCCGCGCGCGGGGCCATGCTTCTTCAGCTCGGCGGCGCCCTGCTTCGCGAGCCCCTTCTCCAGCGCGGGAGGCTTCCCGGCGCCCTTCCTCCCCGGGGGCTCACGCTTCGGGGGACCTCCCCGGTTCACCGCCACCGCCCTTCCGGAGAAGGCGTCCCAGCGCTCCAGCGCAGCCGACCAGCGCGCCAGCAGTTCCTCGCGCGTGCCCGCGTCCGGAAGTCCTTCCGCATGGAGCGCGACGGTGACGCCATGCACCGACGGCAGCACGCGAAGCTGCACGGTGCGAGCCCGGGGCCACTTCGCATGCTCCAGGCGCAGCCGGAGCTGCTGGGGCGGAACCCGGCGCACCACCTTGACGCGCGTGCCGTCCGACAGCGAGACCTGAGCCCCTTGCTTCAGGGGCTGGGAGCAAGAGCCCACCCAGCGCATGAGTCCCGCGTCCTCGCCCCAGGCGGCCCAGGCCATCTCCGAGCCCACCGCGAACGAGCGCCGCACTCCTGCCTGATATCCACCATCCGCAGTCCGACCTGTCGACATTGACGCTCCTGGTTCACCCATCGTGTTTCACAACCTGGAAGAAACGATGCGCCATCTTCCGGCCAGGCGACGGCCTTCACGTCCGTCACCCGCGCACTGCAAGTTACCCGGCCTGCTCGCAAGCCATCCTGGGAGACTCACCCCGTGCGCTGCAACCGGCGCTTGTACTTCTCACCCCAGTCCCGCAGCCCGATGAGCACCGGCTCCAGGGAACGGCCGAAGGCGGTGAGCTCGTACTCCACGCGCGGCGGCACCTGCGCGTAGACCGTGCGCTTCACCAGCCCGTCCTCCTCAAGCTCGCGCAGCTGCAATGTCAGCATGCGCTGGCTGCAGTTGGGCAGCCGCTTGCGCAGCTCACCGAAGCGGTGCGTGCCCTTCAGCAACCAGTACAACACCACGCCCTTCCACCGTCCGCCGATGACGCCGAGGGACGCCTCCACCGCGCAGTTCGTGTTCGAGTCGTCGTCGCGCTTGCGGCTCATGGTTACCTTTTTGTACGTACTTCCCAAACATGTGCGTACTTGCGGAGAAATAACCGCAATCGTACCTCATGGGCCATGAACGTCCTCATCGTCTACGCCCATCCCGAACCCCGCTCGCTCAATGGCGCGCTGAAGGACCTGGCCGTGCGCCACCTGTCCGCCCGGGGCCATGAAGTCCAGGTGTCGGACCTCTACGCCATGGACTGGAAGGCCATCGCGGATGGAGCGGACTTCCTCACCGCCAACGCCGGAGAGCGGCTCTTCTACGAGCGCGCGTCGAAGGCCGCCTTCGCCAACGGCACCCAGACCGCGGACATCACCGCTGAGCAGCAGAAGCTGCTCTGGGCCGACGCCGTCATCCTCCAGTTCCCGCTGTGGTGGTTCTCCATGCCGGCCATCCTCAAGGGCTGGGTGGACCGGGTCTTCGCCCTGGGCTTCGCCTACGGCGTGGGCGTGCATGAGGGCGACCGCTGGGGAGACCGCTACGGCGAGGGCACGCTGATGGGCCGCCGCGCCATGCTCTCCATCACCATTGGCGGACGCGCACCGCACTACTTCGACCGGGGCGTCAACGGAGCCCTGGAGGACCTCCTCTTCCCCATCGAGCACGGGGTGCTCTTCTATCCGGGGATGGACGTCCTGCCAGCGTTCGTGACCTACCAGTCCGACCGCATGAGGGAGGAGCAGTGGCCGTCCGTGGCGGAGGCGTTCCAGGCGCGGCTGGACGGCCTGTTCACTGACGCTCCCATCCCGTTCCGCAGGCAGAACGGCGGGCACTACGACACGCAGCAGGTGCTGAAGTCCGGCCTGGGCGACGGCGCTTCCGGCACCCGCATCCACCGGTTGCGGGAGGGCGAACCCGAGCAGCGGCCGCTCACCCCGCGGAGCGGTACCCCGGCATGAGGAAGTTGTCGTGGTCCGCGTACGCCGGCGCGTCCGACTCGCCGGTGAAGGCGCGCAGGGCGCAGTACTCCGGATAGGACGCCTGGACGGTGACCTGGTCTCCCGCCTGGAGCACCACGTCCCCGGTGGGGTGCAGCGTCTCCGTGTCGCCCCGGATGAGCGACAGCGCCAGCCCGCCGAAGCGGTCTCGCACCTGGGACACGTTCATCCCCGGCAGGCCGTCCCGCACCACGAACAGCGACACCACCATCAGGTGCTTGCCGATGCGGAACGAATGGATGAGCCGCGGGTCCAACGCGGCCAGCGCCATGGCGGGCGCGGCCAGCGAGGAGCTGGACAGGGCCTCCGCCTTGAACGTGTCGCGCACCTTCGCGCCCAGGTCGTCGTCGAACAGGCGGATGACCACGCGAATGCCGGGGTTGAGCCGCCGCGCGTCCAGCGCGATGTTCAGGTTCGCCAGGTCGTCGTCCGTGGCGCAGACGATGGCGGACGCCTTCTTCACGTGCGTGCGCGGCAGGCACAGCGGGCTGCGCGTGTCGTCGATGAGCAGGGGCACGTTCTCGTCGCGCAGCGCGGACACGAACGTCGCGTCCTCGCGCTTCTCCACCACGACGACGTCCTTGCCCATCTCCCGCAGCTGCGTCACCACGCGGTAGCCCACGCGTCCCGCGCCGCACACCACGACGTGGCCCTTCATCGTTTCGGACACCACGGAGACCCACTCCTTGTCGTTCTTGTGCCGCGCGAAGAAGAGGTACGCGAAGCGCACCACGCCATCCACCACCAGCGCGATGCTGACCGGCGGGATGAGGATGTTGAGCGTCTCCACCAGCCAGTCGCTCACGTACGGCAGCGACGGCTGCCCGAAGAGCAGGAAGTAGACGTGGTGCAGCGCCTCTCCGTAGGAGATGCCGTCCCCGCCCGGCCCCACGTAGCGCCAGTGGTACAGGAGCGGCCCCAGCCCGAAGATGACCGCCGCCAGCAGCAGCGTGCTGCGGAACCTCCGCGACAGCGCGCGCAGGTACCGCAGGTCCACCATCAGGCGCGCGGCGGGGCTCTTCATGCGCGGGGAGCCCTACGCCGCCGGGGTGATGTCCGTGGAGGCTTCCGCCTTCTCACGGCGCTTTTCGATGAGCCACACCGCCAGCACGCCCAGCTCGTAGCAGAGCAGCATGGGGCCGGCCATGAGCGACAGGTTCACCACGTCACCCGTGGGCGTCAGCACCGCCGCCGCGATGAGGCACACCACGAACGCGTGGCGCTGGTAGCGGAAGAGCCACTTCGACTGCACCACCCCGACGATGCCCAGGAGCGCCATCACCAGCGGCAACTCGAAGATGACGCCGAAGGCGAGGATGAGCAGCAGCACCAGCGACAGCTGCTCGTTCATCGTCAGCATGGGCCGCGTCCAGCGCGCGGCCTCGGCATCCGCGTGGCCCTTGGCCAGCTCCTTCTGCAGCCGCCACAGGCCGGACATCTCCTCGGCGCGCGTGGGCGCCACGCCCGCGAGCAGGCTGGCCGCCTGGTCCATGGCGGCCTCCGACGCGACGTAGTCCTGCTTGCCGAAGGCCGTCACCGCCTCCACGCGCTTCTCCACCGCCTGGCGCAGCACGCCGCGCGCGGGGACTCCCATCCCGTCCGCCGCCGCGTCCAGCAGGTCCCCCAGGCCCTTGAGGCGCGCGGTGAGCTCCACGCTCTTCGCGGTCGCCACCTGCGGATCCTTCACCTGGCCCTCTCCCGCGGCGGTCAGCGCGGCGCTGGTCTCCTTCGCCACGTGGCCGGCGCGCTCCACCTCGCCGATGCGCAGGAAGCGCAGCGCGTCCTCGGCGCCCATGCGCGCCGTGTCCATGCGCTGCTCCAGCGCGAGCGTCTCCTCCTCGTTGAGGAGGAACTTGAACATGGAGGGCAGCACCAGGAAGTAGCAGAACAGCGAGCCCACGATGAACGCGACGGAGCCCAGCACCACGAAGGGCGACGCGTACTTGCGCTCCTCCGGGTAGAGCCCCGGCGCCACGAAGCCCCAGATCTGCCAGAGGATGACGGGCGTGGTGAGGAAGATGCCGCAGTACACGCCCACCTTCATCAGCACGTTGATTTCTTCGATGCCGGATGTGTAGACGAGCGAGCGCCCGTCCGGGGGCAGCGCATCCAGCACCGGCCGCATCAGCACGCCGAAGATGGGCTTGGCGAAGATGAGCGACACGGCGCCCAGCACGAGCACCGCGAGCGAGCACTTCACGAGCCGCGAGCGCAGCTCCGTGAGGTGCTCCGCCAGGCTCATGCGGAAATCCGACAGGTCAACCCCTTGGCGGTTCAGGGCTCAGCTCCGTTTCGGCGCGTTGCGCGCCACCGTGCCCGGGATGGGGGCGAGTTGCGGAAGGCCGTTCTCGTCCTGCGCCGGCGCCACCGCGGCGTCGGCCTTGGGCTCGGCGCCGGGCGCGGCTGGGTCCACGGCGGCCTCCGCGGGCGCGGGCACGCTCGCGGGGTCCAGCGTCGCGGTGAGCGCGGGCGCGGGCTCCGCCAGCACGTTGGGCGGGGACGCGTCCGGCAGCATGGAGGGGGCCAGCTCCGGCGGCGGGGACGGCACGCGCGTGCCCGGACGCGGCGGGGGCTCGCGGTTGAAGTCCTCGTCCATGGCGTAGAACTCGCGCTCCACCACGTTGCGCACGTCGTCCGTCTGCCGGCGGAACTCGCGCATGAACTTGCCGATGGCCCGCGCCAGCTCAGGCAGCCGCTGGGGGCCGAGCACGATCAGCGCGGCCACCAGGATGAACACCATTTCGCCTGCGCCGATGTTGAACATGGGTCGTCGTCTTCCCCTTGGAGGGAACGTCCCGGGGTTATCGCGCCCACAGGCGGCCCGCGCAACCGTCAGCGACCGTCCAGCGTCCGTCCGGCCTCGTGTCCGGGAGGCGGGCGGCCGGGCACCCTGCCCCGGCTGGGGCACATTGCCCCATCAGGCGTGGGGATTGGCCTGCGGAGACAGCGGCGCCGCCATCCCCTGGGCCGGAGGCACCGCCAGGGCCCGGGCCTGCTCGCGCGAGCGCACCCGGCCCTCCACCACCCACAGCATGACGGGCACGCCCACCGACAACCCGATGGACACCCAGGCGATGGTGTCCATGCCGCCGAGCGTCCCGTCCGGCAGGTCCACCAGCAGGCGCGACGACAGGAAGGCCCCCAGCGCGGAGGCCATGTGCTGGGTGGCGGACTGCAGCGACATGAAGCGGGCGCGCACCGGGTTGTCCGGCACGCGCGAGGTGAGCGTGTTGTACGCCACGTTGCGCACGCCCATGGCCAGCATGAAGACCATGAACAGCGCGGGGATGGGCAGCCACGCGGGGTAGTGCACGAAGCCCACGTACGTGGCGACGGCCGCCAGCACCACGCCCACCGTGCCCACGCGGAAGGAGCCGAAGCGGTCCACCAGCGGCCCCGTCAGCCGCAGCGTGACGAAGCTCACGATGCCGCCCGCGAAGTAGATGATCCACAGGTGGTCGCGCGGGTAGCCCAGGTTCTGCTGGAGGTACGCGGAGATGTTGGGGATGACGATGAAGCCGCTCATCATCACGAGCGCCGTCATCAGGTAGGACAGCTGCACGTCGGTGCGGCCGAGCAGCTCCGCGACGCCCACGCCCCGGGACGCGCTGCCCCCGGGCTTCAGGTGTCCGCGCACCGGCGGCAGCAGCCACAGCGCGGCCACCACCACCACCAGGCCCAGCGCCGCCACCACGAAGAAGGGCGTCCGCCAGGTGCCCAGCTCCGCCACCTTCAGGGCCAGGGGCACGCCCAGCACGGAGGCCACGGAGAAGGACGCCATCACCGCGCCCAGCGCCCGGCCCCGGCGCTCCACCGGGATGAGGTCCGCGATGATGGACAGCGACAGCGCCGTCGCCGGCCCGCCGAAGAGGCCCGCGCACACGCGCGCCAGCAGCAGCGTGGACAGCCCCAGCGCCAGCCCCCCCGCCGCGGTGGCCGCGACGAGCCCCAGCATGCACACGGCCAGCGCCTTGCGCCGGTCGAAGCGGTCCAGGAAGTAGCCTCCCAGGAGCCCCGCCACGCTCGCGGCGGCGGTGTAGCTGCCGCCGATGGTGCCGATGTGCGACGACTCGATGCCCAGCCCCTTCGCGAAGTCCGGGCCCAGCGGCATCACCATCACGAAGTCGAGGATGTTGACGAACTGCACCGCGCCGATGAGCAGCACCACGGCGCGCTCGGAGACGGAACGGGGAGAGGCGGACTCGGACGACTCGGGCATGGAAGCCTTCAGGGGGAGCGGCGTGCGCGTCAGACGCGGAAGCGGCGGACCTCCGCGCGCAGGATCTCCGCCTGGCGCGTGAGGTTGTCGATGGCCTCTTCCAGCTGGCGCACCGAGCGCGTCTGGTGCTCGGACACGCCCTTGATGGTCTCCACGGCCTTGAGCACCTGCTCGCTGCCCTTGGTCTGCTCCTTCTGGGCGCGGTTCAGGTGGGTGACCATCTCGTTGATGCTCTCGATGGAGCGGGTGATCTGCTTGCTGCCGTGCGCCTGCTCCTGGCTGGAGCGCTGCACGTGCTGGGTGAGCGTCTTCATCCGCTCCGCGCTCTTCATGATCTGCTCGCCGCCCCGGGCCTGCTCGTTGGAGGCCTGGGAGATCATCGACACGGTGGCGGAGATGCGGTGGATGGCCGCCGTCACCTGCTTGCTGCCGCGCGCCTGCTCCACCGTGGCGCGGGCAATGGCCTTCACCATCTGCGTGGACTTCTGGGTGCTGTCGTTGATCTTCCGCAGGGCCCCTTCCGCCTCGCGGCCCAGCTGCACGCCCTCCTCCACGCTCTTGACGCCCTGGTTCATCACCACCACGGCGTTGCGGCTCTCCTCCTGCACGCCGCGGATGAGCTCGGCGATCTCCTTGGTGGACGCGCCGGTGCGCTCGGCCAGGTCCTTGATCTCCTCCGCCACCACCGCGAAGCCCTTGCCGTGCTCCCCCGCCTGCGCGGCGATGATGGCGGCGTTGAGGGCCAGCAGGTTCGTCTGCTCCGCCACGTCGTCGATGACGTTGAGGATGTTGCCAATCTCGCTGATGCGCCGGCCCAGGCTGTCGATGACGCCCGCGGCGGTGCGGCTGGTGTCCTTGATGCGGTCGATGCCGGAGAGGGTCTTGCGCAGGGCCTCCACGCCCGTCTGCGCGTCCTCGAAGACCTGCTCGGACAGGCGCGCCGTTTCATTGGCGTTGGCGTCGACCTGGCCGATGGCGGCGTCCATCTGGCTGATGGCGGAGGAGGTGTCCTCCGTGGACGCGGAGAGGTCCTCGATGTTCTTGGCCACCTCCTTGATGGAGTACGTCATCTGCTCGATGGCGCTGGTGGTCTCCTCCACGCTGGCGGCCATGGCCTGGACGTTCTCCGCCACCTCGTCGTTGGTGGCGGCCATCTCCATGATGGAGGAGCTGCTCTCCTCAGCGCTCTGGTAGAGGACCTCCACGTTCTCCGCGATGCCGCGCAAGGAGGCCATCATCTCCACCATGGAGGAGGACGTCTCCTCCACGCGCGACTGCACGGTGCCCGCGCCGGAGGACACGGTGGTGCCGGTGCGGTGGATCTGCTCGATGACGCCGGCCACCACGTCGGACACGCCGCGCACGCGGCCCAGCGTGTCGCGCCAGGACTGGGCCATGCGGTTGAGGGCTTCGGCCAGCTGGCCCAGCTCGTCCTTGCTGTTGCGCACCTCCGCGCGGCCGGTGAGGTCGGCCTCCGCCAGCTTGCGCGCCATGGACATCATCGCGTCCAGCGGGTGGAGGATGAACGCGCGCGAGATGAGGAACGCCGTCAGCAGGAACAGCACCAGGCCCACGGCGAAGGCCAGCAGCACCGTGTGGCGCAGGGCCGTGAGCACCCCGTTCAGCTGGGAGTCGTTCACCACCACCATGACCTCGCCGGGCACGCCGCCCGCGAGCGTCACGGGTTCGGACACCGCCCAGGCGGTATCGGACAACTCCGTCTTGTCCAGCGGCGGGAGGGGGCGGACGGAGAGGCGCTTCTCCAGGCCCGTCCTGAACCATTCCGGCGGCGGCGCAGGGAACGTGGCGCGAGGCACGCCCTGGGCGTCCACCACCGCGACGACGCTGAAGTCGTCGTCCAGCGGGTAGAGCCCCTCCAGGCTGGGGACCGGTTGGGTGGCCGCCTGTCTTTCGACCAGGACCTTCACCTCCCGGGCCTTGGCCTGAGCGTGCAGCGCCATGCGCTCCCTCAGGTGGTTGGCCACCTGGAGGGGAACGACGAAGAAGAGCGCTCCCAGGATGACGGCCAGCGCGAGGCCGAACGAACCCAGGAGGATGCCCCGGAGACCGGGTTTCTTGAGGCGACGTGGCAAGGCCGGCCCACTGTAGGGAGGGTGGCCCGTCCGGGCAAGGAACGGACTTCCCCGCCTGCCAGGGCCGGACGCTGGGTTCCCGGGGGCAGGATGCGTAAGGTCCAGGGGATGACCGCGACGCTGCTGCTCACCGACCCGCTCTTCCTCCAGCACGACGCGGGTGAGGGCCACCCCGAGTCGCCCGCCCGCCTGCGGCGCATCCTCCAGGTGCTGGCGCGCAACCCCGTCGCGGGCACGGTGATGGCCCAGCCCCGCTCCGCCACGGACGCGGAGATTCTAGCGGTGCACACCCCGGCGCACCTGGACGCGATGGAGAAGCTGGGGGGCCGCTTCGAGCGGATCGACGAGGACACGGCGGTGTCGCCGGACAGCCTGGACGCGGCCCGGCTGGCGGCGGGCGCGGCGGTGCAGTCCGTGGAGGCGGTGATGGCGGGGCGCGCGAGGAACGCGTTCGCGCTGGTGCGGCCGCCGGGCCACCACGCGGAGCCGGGCCGGGCGATGGGCTTCTGCCTCTACAACAACGTCGCCATCGCGGCGGAGGCCGGACGGCGGCTGGGGGCCGAGCGCGTGCTGGTGCTGGACTGGGACGTGCACCACGGCAACGGCACGCAGGCGGCGTTCTGGGGGCGGCGGGACGTGCTCTACCAGTCGGTGCACCAGTTCCCCTACTACCCGGGCAGCGGCGCGGCGCCGGAGGTGGGCCGGGGTGAGGGCCAGGGCTTCACGGTCAACTGCGGCCTGCCGGGCGGCAACACGGACGCGGACTACGGGATGATCTTCGAGGAGCTGCTGCTGCCGGTGGCGCAGGCGTACCGGCCGGACCTGATGCTGGTGTCCGCGGGGTTCGACCCGCACCGC
This genomic stretch from Corallococcus caeni harbors:
- a CDS encoding transglycosylase SLT domain-containing protein — encoded protein: MALSPISSRPASSRIPSQDFASRPDAVSGARVQGGGCQKPGSGFASQFQQDGFSAGPAKGAQFKQFMEGLGEVVKELQQLVQMLQPALSGGAASADGVDGAQAPGGVSGADASSSTGGTGGASGAGDSFQADSAQSAGATGDMPKGEVGDWIKQAMEILKAAGVPVDKMNPQDIAKIIEHESSGNPNAINLTDQNAKDGHPSIGLMQTIQPTFDAFKLPGHDNIRNPVDNIIAAVRYAVDRYGSVSNTPGVQAMNSGSGYVGY
- the tatC gene encoding twin-arginine translocase subunit TatC, producing MSLAEHLTELRSRLVKCSLAVLVLGAVSLIFAKPIFGVLMRPVLDALPPDGRSLVYTSGIEEINVLMKVGVYCGIFLTTPVILWQIWGFVAPGLYPEERKYASPFVVLGSVAFIVGSLFCYFLVLPSMFKFLLNEEETLALEQRMDTARMGAEDALRFLRIGEVERAGHVAKETSAALTAAGEGQVKDPQVATAKSVELTARLKGLGDLLDAAADGMGVPARGVLRQAVEKRVEAVTAFGKQDYVASEAAMDQAASLLAGVAPTRAEEMSGLWRLQKELAKGHADAEAARWTRPMLTMNEQLSLVLLLILAFGVIFELPLVMALLGIVGVVQSKWLFRYQRHAFVVCLIAAAVLTPTGDVVNLSLMAGPMLLCYELGVLAVWLIEKRREKAEASTDITPAA
- a CDS encoding potassium channel family protein, producing MKSPAARLMVDLRYLRALSRRFRSTLLLAAVIFGLGPLLYHWRYVGPGGDGISYGEALHHVYFLLFGQPSLPYVSDWLVETLNILIPPVSIALVVDGVVRFAYLFFARHKNDKEWVSVVSETMKGHVVVCGAGRVGYRVVTQLREMGKDVVVVEKREDATFVSALRDENVPLLIDDTRSPLCLPRTHVKKASAIVCATDDDLANLNIALDARRLNPGIRVVIRLFDDDLGAKVRDTFKAEALSSSSLAAPAMALAALDPRLIHSFRIGKHLMVVSLFVVRDGLPGMNVSQVRDRFGGLALSLIRGDTETLHPTGDVVLQAGDQVTVQASYPEYCALRAFTGESDAPAYADHDNFLMPGYRSAG
- the tatB gene encoding Sec-independent protein translocase protein TatB, which codes for MFNIGAGEMVFILVAALIVLGPQRLPELARAIGKFMREFRRQTDDVRNVVEREFYAMDEDFNREPPPRPGTRVPSPPPELAPSMLPDASPPNVLAEPAPALTATLDPASVPAPAEAAVDPAAPGAEPKADAAVAPAQDENGLPQLAPIPGTVARNAPKRS
- a CDS encoding winged helix-turn-helix transcriptional regulator — translated: MSRKRDDDSNTNCAVEASLGVIGGRWKGVVLYWLLKGTHRFGELRKRLPNCSQRMLTLQLRELEEDGLVKRTVYAQVPPRVEYELTAFGRSLEPVLIGLRDWGEKYKRRLQRTG
- a CDS encoding amino acid kinase family protein, with protein sequence MTAPVSITRYAPFLLDTAQGLASVATHLSRRDAGSTRAAIVSSPPWLATGLESALSIALKGNSTLARQELDGLLARGLLMLEEAERRLGAPPGSTSVEADGARTLASLLEPARRALDGASLVRERRPALEDVVRGTGERLTAALLARLLGSRGVPSLEVDAADWTVTEGEPGQARVNREHTRDRVATLRPSWEGRLTLHAGGRGVALDGRSTTLGVEGADETAAVLSVLLGTPLTLWTDVPGVMTADPLHVADARPVPHLSYTEALELVYLGLPTLHPRALSTLRDADIPLRVRHLQQPEEPGTLIDVRGAGNGSVPTCVVSLEDLALLGLEGGTEEAARPVGPRALQALEAAGINAWMAAQSSPGRSVAVVLRRAHAARAEEVLRRELAPELERGALQPPQVRAPVTQVALVAEAMGQGANVAGRLFQPLGALGINVRAIAQTASARSISFIVDGAETALTVRTVHAAFHFAHEEVSLLVLGHGVVGSQLLEQLRTLQQTLAQEHGIQLNLVGLADSRRVLFSPEGIPLNQWRERIGSVPEGTSPPVVRALLEPLRRLPVPVLVDCTAAEGMEALYLEAFRNGIHVVAANKKPLTQPREVWERLRSTAHLNHRAYHYETTVGAGLPVIQTLKDLVRTGDRVHGVEGSFSGTLGYLSQQLMDGVPLSKAVRTAREKGFTEPHPREDLAGTDAARKALILAREQGLDLSLEDVEVEPFVPREYLEEPDVERFLTGLEKLDRTFTSRVEGLRAEGKVLRYLARIDPSAKDVPVLRVGPVAVPKEHPATRLRGSEAFVAFSTERYADYPLLVQGAGAGGPVTAAGVLADILKIAQNLRGR
- a CDS encoding NAD(P)H-dependent oxidoreductase; the protein is MNVLIVYAHPEPRSLNGALKDLAVRHLSARGHEVQVSDLYAMDWKAIADGADFLTANAGERLFYERASKAAFANGTQTADITAEQQKLLWADAVILQFPLWWFSMPAILKGWVDRVFALGFAYGVGVHEGDRWGDRYGEGTLMGRRAMLSITIGGRAPHYFDRGVNGALEDLLFPIEHGVLFYPGMDVLPAFVTYQSDRMREEQWPSVAEAFQARLDGLFTDAPIPFRRQNGGHYDTQQVLKSGLGDGASGTRIHRLREGEPEQRPLTPRSGTPA